The genomic window TGCCGGCGTCGGAACAAAGAGGATTTTCCTCATGGAGATTCGATAAAATGACCATGTGCAGAAGGTCATTAGGAAGCGCGCGCCCCTTTACATCTACCACCTTGGGTGAAAAACCGACCATCCAAACCGGCTCATCGCTTTGAAAGGTCATGACCAGTGGACGCTCTAGCATCTCGCCTGATTCGAGCCAGCGCGGAAGGTTCACCGGACCTATGTGATAGACAATTTTTTTGAGGCCGGCCTCAAGCGCAAGCCTGTCGGCTATCGCAGGGGAGGTATCGGCTATCGGGCCGGACTCACGCCCTGCCAGATCGGTCTCGGAAGCGGGGGAATTCGAACAGCCAACCAGGGCGACAAAAACTAAAATAGTGAATAATTTCATTCGGTTCATGGCGGCGGATAATAGCTGGTTTTCATCCCCCAACAATACGCAGGGCGTCAATAAAATCGGATATCCATTTAACGCACCCCGCCGTCCTTCCGGGGAGAGATACCCTCTATCTCCCCTAAATAAAAGCTTAGATATCAATATGTTATTAACTTTAAGGGCTAAAACTGGGGAGGGGTACCGTTTATCTCTCCCACGAAAAAAAATGGGAAATGGGCTTGACTATGCCTGATTTGATATCATATGGTGCGCAACCTGAGGCTATTAGCACTCCGTCGATGTGAGTGCTAATGAATTAAACAAAACGATTTCAACTATTTAAAAGGAGGAAGGAACATGTCGAAGTTGCAGATTAAGCCGTTGCAAGACAGGGTCATCGTGAAACGCCTCTCGGGCGAAGAGAAGACCAAGGGTGGAATCATCATCCCTGACACCGCGAAGGAAAAACCGCAAGAGGGTGAAGTGATGGCGGTCGGCAATGGCAAGATTCTCGAAAATGGAACCAAACAGCCGCTCGATGTGAAGGTCGGGGACAAAATCCTCTTCTCGAAATACTCCGGCACCGAAGTGAAGATTGAAGGTGAAGAGTTCATGATCATGCGCGAAGACGATATCCTCGGCATCATCGGCTGAAAAAAGAAAACCCTAACGAAACAACGAATCAAGGAGGCTTTAAATGTCTGCAAAAGAGTTGCTGTTCAGTCAGGACGCTCGCAATAAAATACTCAGTGGCGTCAACACGCTTGCAAACGCAGTCAAGGTAACGCTCGGCCCGAAGGGGCGGAACGTCGTCCTCGACAAGTCCTTCGGCAGTCCCGTCGTCACAAAGGACGGAGTCACGGTCGCCAAGGATATCGAACTCGAAGACAAGTTCGAGAACATGGGCGCACAGATGGTAAAGGAAGTTTCTTCAAAAACTTCCGACGTTGCCGGAGACGGAACGACCACGGCCACAGTGCTCGCCCAGTATATCTACAGCGAAGGCGCAAAGCTGGTAGCCGCTGGCCATAACCCGATGGCGCTCAAGCGCGGCATCGAAAAGGCGGTGGAATTCACAATCGAAAATTTGAAAAAGAATTCGAAGCCCACGAAGGATCGCAAGGAGATCGCGCAGGTCGGCACAATTTCGGCAAACAATGACGACACCATCGGAGGCATCATCGCCGAGGCGATGGAAAAGGTTGGCAAAGAAGGCGTGATCACCGTCGAAGAGGCCAAGGGGATGGAAACGACCCTCGAGGTAGTCGAAGGTATGCAGTTCGACCGCGGATATCTCTCTCCGTATTTCGTGACCGATCCGGAAAAGATGGAGGTAGCACTCGACAACCCGCTTATCCTCATCAACGAGAAGAAGATCTCCAACATGAAGGATCTCCTCCCGTTGCTAGAACAGGTCGCAAAGATGGGCCGCCCGCTGCTCATCATAGCTGAGGATGTCGACGGCGAAGCTCTCGCTACTCTGGTCGTAAACAAGCTACGTGGCACGCTGCACGTGGCAGCAGTCAAAGCCCCTGGTTTTGGCGATCGCAGAAAAGCGATGCTCGAAGATATTGCCACGCTCACCGGTGGAAAACTCATCGCCGAAGAGCTCGGCTACAAGCTCGAAAACATAACGCTGAACGATCTCGGCAAGGCCAAGAACGTAAAGATCGACAAGGAAAACACCACGATCATCGACGGATCAGGCAAGAAGGAAGAGATCGAAGGGCGCATCGCTCAGATACGCAACCAGATCGAAAACACCTCATCCGACTACGACCGCGAGAAGCTTCAGGAACGCCTTGCCAAGTTAGTCGGCGGAGTCGCGGTGATAAACGTCGGTGCAGCGACCGAAACCGAGATGAAGGAAAAGAAGGCTCGCGTCGAAGACGCCCTCCATGCAACTCGCGCAGCAGTAGAGGAAGGCATAGTCGCAGGCGGCGGAGTAGCCCTCATCCGCGCCACATCAGGACTTGACGCCCTTCGCTCCAAATGCACGGAAGAGGAATGGGAAGGAGTCCAGATCATACGCCGCGCAGCGGAATATCCCTGCCGCTGGATAGCACAGAATGCGGGATGGGAAGGCGCCGTGGTAGTCAACACCGTGAAGGACGCAAAGAATTCCAATGAAGGATTCAACGCCCTGAACTGCAAGTTCGAGGATCTTCTCCAGAGCGGCATCATCGACCCGACCAAGGTCGTCCGTTCAGCTCTTCAGAATGCGGCATCGGTCGCTGGCCTCATGATCACTACAGAGGCCATGATCACCGAAAAGCCAAAGAAGGAAGATCCCATGCCATCTATGCCTCAGGGCGGAATGGGCGGAATGTATTGATCCAGTAAGCATAATGAAGACAAAAGGCCCCTCTTTCGAGGGGCCTTTTTTATCTCGCAAGGGGCCTAAACTCTCAATTTTGGCTCGTAATTTGACAATCTTCCTGTATAATCGCGCACCATGAAAAAGATAATCATCGTAGTTTTTTGCGCCCTCC from Myxococcales bacterium includes these protein-coding regions:
- a CDS encoding co-chaperone GroES → MSKLQIKPLQDRVIVKRLSGEEKTKGGIIIPDTAKEKPQEGEVMAVGNGKILENGTKQPLDVKVGDKILFSKYSGTEVKIEGEEFMIMREDDILGIIG
- the groL gene encoding chaperonin GroEL (60 kDa chaperone family; promotes refolding of misfolded polypeptides especially under stressful conditions; forms two stacked rings of heptamers to form a barrel-shaped 14mer; ends can be capped by GroES; misfolded proteins enter the barrel where they are refolded when GroES binds), giving the protein MSAKELLFSQDARNKILSGVNTLANAVKVTLGPKGRNVVLDKSFGSPVVTKDGVTVAKDIELEDKFENMGAQMVKEVSSKTSDVAGDGTTTATVLAQYIYSEGAKLVAAGHNPMALKRGIEKAVEFTIENLKKNSKPTKDRKEIAQVGTISANNDDTIGGIIAEAMEKVGKEGVITVEEAKGMETTLEVVEGMQFDRGYLSPYFVTDPEKMEVALDNPLILINEKKISNMKDLLPLLEQVAKMGRPLLIIAEDVDGEALATLVVNKLRGTLHVAAVKAPGFGDRRKAMLEDIATLTGGKLIAEELGYKLENITLNDLGKAKNVKIDKENTTIIDGSGKKEEIEGRIAQIRNQIENTSSDYDREKLQERLAKLVGGVAVINVGAATETEMKEKKARVEDALHATRAAVEEGIVAGGGVALIRATSGLDALRSKCTEEEWEGVQIIRRAAEYPCRWIAQNAGWEGAVVVNTVKDAKNSNEGFNALNCKFEDLLQSGIIDPTKVVRSALQNAASVAGLMITTEAMITEKPKKEDPMPSMPQGGMGGMY